Proteins from a genomic interval of Lelliottia amnigena:
- the hmp gene encoding nitric oxide dioxygenase — protein sequence MLDAQTIATVKATIPLLVETGPKLTAHFYDRMFAHNPELKEIFNMSNQRNGDQREALFNAIAAYASNIDNLAALLPAVEKIAQKHTSFQIKPEQYNIVGSHLLATLDEMFSPGQEVLDAWGKAYGVLANVFINREAQIYSEHATKNGGWEGTRAFRIVEKTPRSALITSFEFEPVDGLPVADYQPGQYLGVWIKPEGFPHQEIRQYSLTRKPNGKGYRIAVKREEGGQVSSWLHNHAVVGEEVHLAAPAGDFFMAVDANTPVTLISAGVGQTPMLAMLDTLAQAKHSAQVNWFHAAENGDVHAFADEIAAMTAGLPRFNAHTWYRLPTDADRATGHFDSEGLMDLSLHEGLFSAPEMQFYVCGPVAFMQFAAKQLVELGVNKDNIHYECFGPHKVL from the coding sequence ATGTTAGACGCTCAAACCATCGCTACGGTCAAGGCCACTATTCCCCTGCTGGTTGAAACCGGACCAAAACTTACCGCCCATTTCTACGATCGCATGTTCGCGCACAACCCGGAGCTCAAAGAGATTTTCAACATGAGCAACCAGCGCAACGGCGATCAGCGCGAAGCCCTGTTCAACGCCATCGCGGCGTACGCCAGCAACATCGATAATCTTGCAGCGCTTTTGCCTGCGGTCGAAAAAATTGCCCAAAAACACACCAGCTTCCAGATCAAACCGGAGCAGTACAATATTGTCGGTAGTCATCTGCTGGCGACGCTGGATGAGATGTTCAGTCCTGGTCAGGAGGTGCTGGATGCCTGGGGCAAAGCCTACGGCGTGCTGGCGAATGTGTTTATCAATCGCGAAGCACAAATCTACAGTGAACACGCCACTAAAAACGGCGGTTGGGAAGGAACGCGTGCTTTCCGCATCGTTGAAAAAACGCCGCGTAGCGCTCTGATCACCAGTTTTGAATTTGAGCCGGTTGATGGTTTACCTGTCGCGGACTATCAGCCAGGCCAGTATCTTGGCGTGTGGATCAAGCCTGAGGGATTCCCGCATCAGGAAATCCGCCAATATTCACTGACCCGCAAGCCAAACGGTAAAGGCTATCGCATTGCGGTGAAACGCGAAGAGGGCGGCCAGGTATCAAGCTGGCTGCATAACCACGCCGTGGTGGGCGAAGAAGTTCATCTTGCCGCCCCGGCGGGGGATTTCTTTATGGCTGTTGACGCCAATACGCCTGTTACGCTGATTTCCGCAGGTGTCGGCCAAACGCCCATGCTGGCGATGCTGGACACGCTTGCTCAGGCAAAACATAGCGCTCAGGTTAACTGGTTCCACGCGGCTGAAAACGGCGATGTGCATGCCTTTGCCGATGAGATCGCCGCCATGACGGCCGGTTTGCCGCGTTTTAACGCACACACCTGGTATCGTCTCCCGACGGACGCAGACCGTGCAACGGGCCATTTTGACAGCGAAGGATTGATGGATTTAAGTCTACATGAGGGACTATTCAGCGCGCCAGAAATGCAGTTTTACGTTTGTGGGCCGGTGGCGTTTATGCAGTTTGCCGCGAAGCAGCTGGTTGAGCTGGGCGTGAATAAAGACAACATTCATTACGAATGCTTCGGCCCGCATAAAGTGCTGTAG
- the glyA1 gene encoding serine hydroxymethyltransferase 1 — translation MLKREMNIADYDAELWQAMEQEKVRQEEHIELIASENYTSPRVMQAQGSQLTNKYAEGYPGKRYYGGCEYVDIVEQLAIDRAKELFGADYANVQPHSGSQANFAVYTALLQPGDTVLGMNLAQGGHLTHGSPVNFSGKLYNIIPYGIDESGKIDYEDMAKQAQTHKPKMIIGGFSAYSGVVDWAKMREIADSIGAYLFVDMAHVAGLIAAGVYPNPVPHAHVVTTTTHKTLAGPRGGLILAKGGDEELYKKLNSAVFPSAQGGPLMHVIAAKAVALKEAMEPEFKVYQQQVAKNAKAMVEVFLNRGYKVVSGGTENHLFLLDLVDKNLTGKEADAALGRANITVNKNSVPNDPKSPFVTSGIRIGSPAVTRRGFKEAEVKELAGWMCDVLDNINDEAVIERIKGKVLDICARFPVYA, via the coding sequence ATGTTAAAGCGTGAAATGAACATTGCCGATTATGATGCAGAACTGTGGCAAGCAATGGAGCAGGAAAAAGTACGTCAGGAAGAGCACATCGAACTGATCGCCTCCGAAAACTACACCAGCCCGCGCGTTATGCAGGCTCAGGGTTCTCAGCTGACCAACAAATACGCTGAAGGTTATCCAGGCAAACGCTATTACGGCGGTTGCGAGTACGTTGATATCGTTGAACAGCTGGCGATCGACCGTGCAAAAGAGCTGTTTGGCGCAGATTACGCTAACGTTCAGCCGCACTCCGGTTCTCAGGCTAACTTTGCGGTTTACACCGCGCTGCTGCAACCGGGTGACACCGTGCTGGGTATGAACCTTGCACAAGGCGGTCACCTGACTCACGGCTCACCGGTTAACTTCTCAGGCAAACTGTACAACATCATCCCTTACGGCATTGATGAGTCCGGTAAAATTGACTACGAAGACATGGCGAAGCAGGCTCAGACCCACAAACCGAAGATGATTATCGGTGGCTTCTCTGCTTACTCAGGCGTAGTTGACTGGGCAAAAATGCGCGAAATCGCAGACAGCATCGGTGCATACCTGTTCGTCGATATGGCGCACGTTGCGGGTCTGATTGCGGCAGGCGTTTATCCGAACCCGGTTCCACACGCACATGTCGTGACCACCACCACCCATAAAACCCTGGCGGGTCCGCGCGGCGGCCTGATCCTGGCGAAAGGCGGTGACGAAGAGCTGTACAAAAAACTGAATTCTGCTGTTTTCCCAAGCGCTCAGGGCGGCCCGCTGATGCACGTGATCGCGGCCAAAGCCGTGGCGCTGAAAGAAGCGATGGAGCCAGAGTTTAAAGTTTATCAGCAGCAGGTTGCGAAAAACGCCAAAGCGATGGTTGAAGTCTTCCTGAACCGTGGTTACAAAGTGGTTTCGGGCGGTACTGAAAACCACCTGTTCCTGCTGGATCTGGTTGATAAAAATCTGACCGGTAAAGAAGCAGACGCAGCCCTCGGCCGCGCAAACATCACCGTGAATAAAAACAGCGTACCGAACGATCCGAAGAGCCCGTTTGTGACTTCCGGTATCCGTATCGGTTCTCCGGCTGTGACGCGCCGCGGCTTCAAAGAAGCTGAAGTGAAAGAGCTGGCTGGCTGGATGTGTGATGTTCTGGATAACATCAACGACGAAGCGGTGATCGAACGTATTAAAGGTAAAGTGCTGGATATCTGCGCACGTTTCCCTGTGTACGCATAA
- a CDS encoding ABC-type uncharacterized transport system, periplasmic component, with the protein MQIVKQSAGALFLAVLSFAAAAHPHSFISMKTELVADDAQISGLKMRWTMDEITSADLLYDAGDAKPGDEIWKKLAAEVMANVLGQHYFTEFWHNGQKVKFLNRPTTYGMARDGHQAVLTFILPLAQPQPLAGQKYTFATFDPSYYVDMSYAEDRDVTLPAALQKRCSIAVHTPKPSDETLNFAIALDKDDAPPEDMELGKQFAQQVTVKCQ; encoded by the coding sequence ATGCAAATAGTTAAACAAAGCGCCGGCGCGCTATTTTTGGCGGTTTTATCTTTCGCTGCCGCTGCGCATCCTCACAGTTTTATCAGCATGAAAACGGAACTGGTGGCGGATGACGCGCAGATTAGCGGCTTGAAAATGCGCTGGACGATGGATGAAATCACCTCCGCCGATCTGCTCTATGATGCGGGCGATGCCAAACCGGGCGATGAAATCTGGAAAAAACTGGCGGCGGAAGTGATGGCAAATGTCCTCGGTCAGCACTATTTCACCGAATTCTGGCATAACGGGCAAAAGGTAAAGTTCCTGAATCGCCCTACAACATACGGCATGGCGCGTGACGGTCATCAGGCGGTTTTAACCTTTATTCTGCCTCTGGCACAACCGCAGCCGCTGGCCGGACAGAAATACACATTCGCCACGTTTGATCCGAGTTATTACGTCGATATGAGTTACGCCGAAGACCGTGACGTCACGTTGCCTGCGGCGCTACAAAAACGCTGTAGCATCGCCGTACATACACCTAAGCCCAGCGACGAAACGCTCAATTTTGCGATCGCGCTGGATAAAGACGATGCGCCGCCGGAGGACATGGAACTGGGCAAACAGTTCGCGCAGCAGGTGACCGTAAAATGTCAGTAA
- the hcaT gene encoding 3-phenylpropionic acid transporter, with the protein MILHSTRWLALSYFTYFFSYGIFLPFWSVWLAGIGLTPETIGVLLGAGLVARFLGSLLIAPRVSDPSLLIKSVRILALLTLVFLAGFWVSQQFAWLMVVMVGFNLFFSPLVPLTDALANTWQKQMPMDYGRVRLWGSIAFVIGSALVGKLVSLYDYHAILALLSVGIASMLLGMLLRPSVMPQGESRHQESAGWSAWKMLIVQSWRFLACVCLLQGAHAAYYGFSAIYWQGAGYSASAIGYLWSLGVVAEVVIFALSKKLFRRFGARDLLLLSAVCGVARWGIMGWMTELPWLIVAQILHCGTFTVCHLAAMRYISAREGSDVIRLQAIYSAVAMGGSIAVMTVFAGYLYQHLGHGVFWVMALVALPAMVVRPKVAARR; encoded by the coding sequence ATGATTTTGCATTCCACACGCTGGCTGGCGCTCAGCTATTTCACCTACTTCTTTAGCTACGGTATTTTTCTGCCTTTCTGGAGTGTCTGGCTCGCAGGGATTGGCCTCACGCCCGAAACGATCGGCGTCCTGCTTGGTGCGGGTCTGGTGGCGCGTTTCTTAGGCAGTTTGCTGATTGCGCCGCGCGTCAGCGATCCCTCGCTGCTGATCAAATCCGTGCGTATCCTGGCACTTCTCACGCTGGTGTTCCTGGCGGGCTTTTGGGTCAGCCAGCAGTTTGCGTGGCTAATGGTGGTGATGGTCGGTTTTAACCTCTTTTTCTCCCCGCTGGTTCCCCTGACGGATGCGCTTGCCAATACCTGGCAAAAACAGATGCCGATGGATTATGGCCGGGTGCGCCTGTGGGGGTCGATAGCCTTTGTAATTGGCTCTGCGCTGGTGGGAAAACTGGTCAGCCTTTACGATTATCACGCCATTCTGGCGCTGTTGAGTGTCGGTATTGCCTCAATGCTGCTGGGGATGCTGCTGCGACCGTCCGTGATGCCACAGGGCGAAAGCCGCCATCAGGAGAGTGCGGGCTGGTCAGCCTGGAAAATGCTGATCGTGCAGAGCTGGCGTTTTCTGGCTTGCGTCTGTCTGCTACAGGGCGCACATGCGGCGTACTACGGTTTCAGCGCGATCTACTGGCAGGGCGCGGGCTATTCCGCTTCGGCGATCGGTTATCTGTGGTCGCTTGGCGTGGTGGCGGAAGTGGTTATTTTCGCTCTGAGCAAGAAACTGTTCCGCCGCTTTGGTGCGCGCGATTTGCTGCTGCTGTCCGCCGTGTGTGGCGTGGCGCGCTGGGGGATCATGGGCTGGATGACCGAGTTACCGTGGCTTATCGTGGCGCAAATCCTGCACTGCGGCACCTTCACCGTGTGCCATCTGGCGGCAATGCGTTACATCTCAGCGCGTGAGGGCAGCGACGTTATTCGTCTGCAGGCGATTTATTCTGCCGTGGCGATGGGCGGCAGTATTGCCGTGATGACGGTTTTTGCGGGCTATTTGTACCAGCATCTCGGTCACGGCGTGTTTTGGGTGATGGCGCTGGTTGCGTTGCCCGCGATGGTTGTGCGGCCGAAAGTGGCCGCACGCCGTTAA
- the trmJ gene encoding RNA methyltransferase: protein MLQNIRIVLVETSHTGNMGSVARAMKTMGLTNLWLVNPLVKPDSQAIALAAGASDVIGNAQIVDTLDEALAGCSLVVGTSARSRTLPWPMLDPRECGLKSTAEAEHAPVALVFGRERVGLTNDELQKCHYHVAIAANPEYSSLNLAMAVQVIAYEVRMAWLAAQEKGETAEPEETPYPLVDDLERFYGHLEQTLLTTGFIRASHPGQVMNKLRRLFTRARPETQELNILRGMLASIIEQKNKES, encoded by the coding sequence ATGCTGCAAAATATTCGAATCGTGCTGGTCGAAACATCGCATACCGGCAATATGGGCTCTGTTGCCCGTGCAATGAAAACAATGGGTTTAACCAATCTGTGGCTGGTGAATCCACTGGTGAAGCCAGACTCTCAGGCAATCGCGCTGGCTGCGGGTGCCAGTGATGTCATCGGCAACGCGCAAATCGTAGACACGCTCGACGAAGCGCTGGCGGGTTGCAGCCTTGTGGTTGGCACCAGCGCGCGCTCGCGCACGCTGCCGTGGCCGATGCTGGATCCACGCGAATGCGGTCTGAAAAGTACTGCAGAAGCCGAACATGCGCCGGTGGCGCTGGTGTTTGGCCGTGAACGCGTTGGTTTGACTAACGACGAGCTGCAAAAGTGCCATTACCACGTGGCGATTGCGGCCAACCCTGAATACAGCTCGCTGAATCTGGCGATGGCGGTACAGGTTATTGCTTACGAAGTGCGCATGGCATGGCTGGCCGCGCAGGAAAAAGGCGAGACCGCTGAACCCGAAGAAACACCGTATCCGCTGGTGGATGATCTTGAGCGTTTTTACGGCCATCTGGAGCAAACGCTGCTCACGACCGGCTTTATCCGCGCCTCTCATCCAGGTCAGGTCATGAATAAGCTGCGCCGCCTGTTTACCCGTGCCCGTCCAGAAACCCAGGAATTGAACATTCTGCGCGGCATGTTGGCGTCAATTATTGAGCAAAAAAACAAAGAATCCTAA
- the nifU gene encoding scaffold protein produces the protein MAYSEKVIDHYENPRNVGSFDNSDESVGSGMVGAPACGDVMKLQIKVNNEGIIEDARFKTYGCGSAIASSSLVTEWVKGKSLDEAQAIKNTDIADELELPPVKIHCSILAEDAIKAAIADYKSKREAK, from the coding sequence ATGGCATACAGCGAAAAAGTTATTGATCATTACGAGAACCCACGCAACGTTGGCTCTTTCGACAACAGCGACGAGAGCGTAGGCAGCGGCATGGTTGGCGCGCCAGCGTGTGGCGACGTGATGAAGTTGCAGATCAAAGTCAACAATGAAGGTATCATTGAAGACGCACGTTTCAAGACTTACGGTTGCGGCTCTGCAATCGCGTCCAGCTCCCTCGTAACCGAGTGGGTGAAGGGCAAGTCTCTGGACGAAGCACAGGCAATTAAAAATACCGATATTGCTGACGAACTCGAACTGCCACCCGTGAAAATTCACTGTTCAATCCTGGCAGAAGACGCGATTAAAGCCGCTATTGCGGACTACAAAAGCAAACGTGAAGCAAAATAA
- a CDS encoding stationary phase inducible protein CsiE: MMTTLEIPSVLSSSQRRCQVLLMLYLPDFAVTPQSIVGINGVDDDIARQDIAETRDEIQRYHRLDIATHHDGSYRLEGTALDQRLCLLHWLRRALRLCPHFITQQFTPALKTQLKQLGIARTLYDDTNLRALINFCSRRLQRQFECRDVQFLQLYLQYCLIQHHLGLTPQFSPVQRNWAQSRGEFLTAQEIVRHWQRRVLQNPHTDENLFLSLLFMMIRTPDPLRDAHQQDERLRQAISRMIGRFRGQTGMRFSDEQGLMDQLYIHLTQALDRSLFGIGIDNSLPEEIGRLYPRLMRTTRHVLFEVEAEFGLRFSDEEMCLVAVIFGAWLMQETDLYEKQVVLLTGEDKACEVLIEEQLRELTLLPLNIRYLTLQAFQKDGAPREAALVITPYATALPLFSPPLIHAVEALNTQQQEHIRVMLES, from the coding sequence ATGATGACGACACTTGAAATACCATCTGTGCTTTCCAGTTCGCAGCGTCGCTGCCAGGTGCTTTTGATGCTTTACCTGCCCGATTTTGCCGTTACCCCGCAAAGCATTGTTGGCATTAATGGGGTCGACGACGACATTGCACGGCAAGATATAGCCGAGACGCGCGATGAAATCCAGCGCTATCACCGGCTCGACATCGCGACGCATCATGACGGCAGCTACCGGCTTGAAGGCACTGCGCTCGATCAACGCTTATGCCTGCTGCACTGGCTGCGTCGGGCATTGCGCCTGTGTCCGCACTTTATCACTCAGCAGTTTACCCCGGCGCTTAAAACGCAGCTTAAACAGCTTGGTATTGCACGCACGCTTTATGACGATACCAATCTGCGGGCACTGATCAACTTCTGTTCGCGCAGACTGCAGCGCCAGTTTGAGTGCCGTGACGTTCAGTTTTTGCAACTGTACCTGCAGTATTGCCTGATACAGCATCATCTCGGCCTCACGCCGCAGTTTTCTCCCGTGCAACGTAACTGGGCGCAGTCTCGCGGGGAATTTCTGACCGCGCAGGAGATTGTTCGTCACTGGCAGCGACGCGTGCTACAGAATCCTCATACCGATGAGAATCTTTTTCTGTCCTTGCTGTTCATGATGATCCGCACCCCCGATCCGCTGCGGGATGCCCATCAGCAGGATGAACGGCTGCGCCAGGCGATTTCGCGAATGATCGGTCGCTTTCGCGGCCAAACGGGAATGCGCTTTAGCGATGAACAAGGGCTAATGGACCAGCTGTATATCCATCTGACGCAGGCGCTGGATCGTTCGTTGTTCGGCATCGGAATCGATAACAGCCTGCCCGAAGAGATTGGGCGTCTTTATCCGCGCCTGATGCGTACCACTCGTCATGTTCTGTTTGAAGTCGAAGCCGAATTTGGCCTGCGTTTTTCGGATGAAGAGATGTGCCTGGTCGCCGTCATCTTTGGCGCGTGGCTGATGCAGGAGACCGACCTGTATGAAAAACAGGTGGTGTTGCTCACGGGTGAAGACAAAGCGTGCGAAGTGCTGATTGAGGAACAACTGCGGGAGCTGACTCTGTTGCCGTTGAATATTCGCTATCTGACGCTACAGGCTTTCCAGAAAGACGGGGCACCGCGAGAGGCGGCGCTGGTGATTACGCCTTACGCCACCGCCCTGCCGCTGTTCTCGCCGCCGCTCATTCATGCCGTAGAGGCATTGAACACGCAGCAGCAAGAACATATTCGCGTGATGCTGGAATCGTAA
- the suhB gene encoding inositol monophosphatase, with protein MQHPMLTIAVRAARKAGNVIAKHYETPDSVETSQKGSNDFVTNVDKAAEAIIIETIRKSYPQHTIIAEESGENEGEDQDVQWIIDPLDGTTNFVKRLPHFSVSIAVRIKGRTEVAVVYDPMRNELFTATRGQGAQLNGYRLRGTNSRDLDGTILATGFPFKAKQHATTYMKILGKLFTECADFRRSGSAALDLAYVAAGRVDGYFEIALKPWDFAAGELIAREAGALVCDFTGGHNHLMSGNIVAGNPRVVKAMLASMRDELSDALKR; from the coding sequence ATGCAACATCCTATGTTGACCATCGCCGTGCGCGCAGCGCGCAAGGCGGGTAATGTAATTGCCAAACACTACGAAACTCCCGATTCTGTAGAAACCAGCCAGAAAGGCAGCAATGACTTTGTGACTAACGTCGATAAAGCCGCAGAAGCGATTATTATCGAAACCATTCGCAAATCTTACCCGCAGCACACCATCATCGCCGAAGAAAGCGGTGAGAATGAAGGCGAAGATCAGGATGTTCAATGGATTATCGATCCACTGGATGGCACCACCAACTTCGTCAAACGCCTTCCACACTTCTCTGTTTCTATCGCAGTACGCATCAAAGGCCGTACTGAAGTCGCTGTTGTTTACGATCCAATGCGTAACGAACTGTTCACCGCAACGCGCGGTCAAGGCGCACAGCTGAACGGTTATCGTCTGCGTGGGACCAACTCTCGCGATCTGGATGGCACTATTCTGGCGACCGGCTTCCCATTCAAAGCCAAACAGCACGCCACCACGTATATGAAAATCCTCGGCAAGCTGTTCACCGAATGTGCGGACTTCCGTCGTTCAGGCTCTGCTGCACTGGATCTGGCCTACGTCGCCGCTGGCCGCGTTGATGGCTATTTCGAAATCGCACTGAAGCCATGGGACTTTGCTGCGGGTGAACTGATTGCACGTGAAGCAGGCGCACTGGTGTGTGACTTCACAGGCGGTCACAACCACCTGATGAGCGGTAACATCGTTGCGGGTAACCCACGCGTAGTGAAAGCGATGTTGGCGAGCATGCGTGACGAACTGAGTGATGCGCTGAAGCGTTAA
- the yphA gene encoding DoxX family protein: MNSLRYFDFGQSRSLILLIARIAVVVLFIIFGIPKMTGFDGTVQYMTSLGAPMPMLAAIIAVVMEVPAAILIVLGFFTRPLAVLFVFYTLGTAVIGHHYWDMSGDAVMPNMINFYKNVSIAGAFLLLAVTGPGAISIDRR, translated from the coding sequence ATGAACTCACTACGCTATTTCGATTTCGGCCAGTCTCGTTCGTTAATACTGTTGATCGCCCGTATTGCGGTCGTGGTGCTGTTTATAATTTTTGGTATTCCCAAAATGACCGGGTTTGATGGAACGGTACAATATATGACGTCGCTGGGTGCGCCCATGCCCATGCTTGCCGCGATTATTGCGGTGGTGATGGAAGTGCCTGCCGCGATCCTGATTGTACTCGGTTTCTTTACGCGCCCGCTGGCCGTGCTGTTTGTCTTTTATACGCTGGGAACGGCGGTGATCGGGCACCACTACTGGGATATGAGTGGCGATGCGGTGATGCCAAACATGATCAATTTCTACAAAAACGTCAGTATCGCTGGCGCATTTTTATTGCTGGCGGTGACCGGGCCCGGTGCTATTTCCATTGACCGGCGCTAG
- a CDS encoding high-affinity nickel-transporter codes for MSVISASMKTTRRWLHLWPLALFLVIAGIAALWFWQAWPQVMMKSILWQREVNQQMSGLLKAVVENPSKAGGSLLIFSFLYGVLHALGPGHGKIVITTWLATHPSKLKSSIGLTLASSLLQGCVAIGLVVVVLTLLQLPARQLHMSSFWLEKGSYALVGLLGVMLCWRAIKKLSALLRKPKFKAFTPHHVHDERCGCGHQHLPTQEQLQSGDDWRARLMIILSMGMRPCSGAIMVLLFSKVIGVFGWGVVSALAMAAGTSLTITSLALLVHSFRQLAVRLSGNKAPVLWRQVGWTTLALAGGVVLLVAAVTMWFSAVPVGRGLRPF; via the coding sequence ATGTCAGTAATTTCAGCGTCGATGAAGACAACGCGTCGTTGGCTACACCTGTGGCCGCTGGCGCTGTTTCTGGTCATTGCGGGGATTGCCGCGCTGTGGTTCTGGCAGGCGTGGCCGCAGGTGATGATGAAAAGCATCCTCTGGCAAAGAGAGGTTAACCAGCAGATGAGCGGCTTGCTGAAAGCCGTTGTGGAGAATCCGTCAAAGGCGGGAGGCTCGCTGTTGATTTTCAGCTTTCTCTACGGCGTGCTTCACGCCTTAGGGCCGGGGCATGGCAAAATTGTCATTACCACCTGGCTTGCGACACATCCTTCGAAGCTGAAATCCAGTATCGGTTTAACGCTCGCGTCGTCTTTATTGCAAGGCTGCGTGGCGATTGGTCTGGTGGTCGTGGTGCTCACGCTGCTGCAACTCCCCGCTCGTCAGCTGCATATGAGCAGCTTTTGGCTTGAGAAGGGCAGCTATGCGCTGGTGGGCTTACTGGGCGTGATGCTCTGCTGGCGGGCGATCAAAAAGTTAAGTGCGCTGCTGCGCAAGCCGAAATTCAAAGCCTTTACCCCGCATCATGTTCATGACGAACGCTGCGGGTGCGGCCATCAGCATTTACCGACGCAGGAACAGCTCCAGAGCGGTGATGACTGGCGCGCGCGGCTGATGATTATTTTGTCCATGGGAATGCGACCCTGTTCCGGGGCGATCATGGTTTTGCTGTTCAGTAAGGTGATTGGCGTATTTGGCTGGGGTGTGGTGTCCGCCCTGGCAATGGCGGCTGGAACGTCGTTGACGATTACGTCGCTGGCGCTGCTGGTGCACAGCTTCCGTCAACTGGCCGTCAGGCTGAGCGGTAATAAAGCTCCGGTTCTGTGGCGACAAGTGGGGTGGACGACATTAGCATTAGCGGGTGGCGTGGTTCTGCTGGTGGCGGCGGTGACAATGTGGTTCAGCGCGGTGCCGGTAGGGCGGGGGTTACGACCGTTTTAA
- the iscR gene encoding DNA-binding transcriptional regulator IscR, translating into MRLTSKGRYAVTAMLDVALNSETGPVPLADISERQGISLSYLEQLFSRLRKNGLVSSVRGPGGGYLLGKDAGSIAVGEVISAVDESVDATRCQGKGGCQGGDKCLTHALWRDLSDRLTGFLNNITLGELVNNQEVLDVSGRQQSHETQRSTRAQDAIDVKLRA; encoded by the coding sequence ATGAGACTGACATCTAAAGGGCGTTATGCCGTGACCGCGATGCTGGACGTTGCGCTCAACTCCGAAACGGGCCCGGTTCCGTTGGCAGATATTTCAGAACGTCAGGGAATTTCCCTGTCTTATCTGGAGCAGCTTTTCTCCAGACTGCGTAAAAATGGATTGGTTTCCAGCGTTCGTGGCCCAGGCGGTGGATATCTGCTGGGTAAAGACGCGGGCAGTATTGCAGTTGGCGAAGTGATCAGCGCTGTTGACGAGTCTGTAGATGCGACGCGTTGCCAGGGCAAAGGCGGTTGTCAGGGCGGCGATAAGTGCCTGACCCACGCGCTGTGGCGCGATCTGAGTGACCGTCTGACCGGCTTCCTGAATAACATCACTCTGGGTGAGCTGGTGAATAACCAGGAAGTTCTGGATGTTTCTGGTCGTCAGCAGAGCCATGAAACGCAACGCAGTACCCGCGCGCAAGACGCTATCGACGTTAAGTTACGCGCATAA
- the iscS gene encoding cysteine desulfurase produces MKLPIYLDYSATTPVDPRVAEKMMQCLTLDGNFGNPASRSHRFGWHAEEAVDIARNQIAELVGADPREIVFTSGATESDNLAIKGAANFYQKKGKHIITSKTEHKAVLDTCRQLEREGFDVTYLAPKSNGIIDLKELEAAMRDDTILVSIMHVNNEIGVVQDIATIGEMCRARGIIYHVDATQSVGKLPIDLSQLKVDLMSFTGHKIYGPKGIGALYVRRKPRIRIEAQMHGGGHERGMRSGTLPVHQIVGMGEAYRIAKEEMETEMARLRTLRNRLWDGVKDMEEVYLNGDLEQGVPNILNVSFNYVEGESLIMALKDLAVSSGSACTSASLEPSYVLRALGMTDELAHSSIRFSLGRFTTEEEIDYTIKLVRNSIGRLRDLSPLWEMFKQGVDINSIEWSHH; encoded by the coding sequence ATGAAATTACCGATCTATCTCGACTACTCCGCAACCACGCCGGTGGACCCGCGTGTTGCCGAGAAAATGATGCAGTGTCTGACCCTGGACGGAAACTTTGGTAACCCAGCTTCCCGTTCTCACCGTTTTGGCTGGCATGCTGAAGAGGCGGTTGATATCGCCCGTAATCAGATTGCTGAGCTGGTGGGTGCCGATCCGCGTGAAATTGTTTTCACCTCCGGTGCAACCGAATCCGATAACCTGGCAATAAAAGGTGCAGCCAACTTCTATCAGAAGAAAGGCAAGCACATTATTACCAGCAAAACCGAACACAAAGCCGTGCTCGATACCTGTCGTCAGCTGGAGCGTGAAGGGTTTGACGTCACCTACCTTGCGCCAAAAAGCAACGGTATCATCGACCTCAAAGAGCTCGAAGCGGCAATGCGTGATGACACCATTTTGGTTTCCATCATGCACGTTAACAACGAAATCGGCGTGGTTCAGGATATCGCGACTATCGGCGAAATGTGCCGTGCGCGCGGCATCATCTATCACGTTGACGCCACCCAGAGCGTGGGCAAACTGCCTATCGACCTGAGCCAGCTGAAAGTGGATCTGATGTCCTTCACCGGCCACAAGATCTACGGCCCGAAAGGTATCGGCGCGCTGTACGTTCGTCGTAAACCACGTATCCGCATCGAAGCACAGATGCACGGCGGCGGTCACGAGCGCGGCATGCGTTCAGGGACTCTGCCTGTTCACCAGATCGTGGGGATGGGCGAAGCCTACCGTATCGCGAAAGAAGAGATGGAAACCGAGATGGCGCGCCTGCGCACTCTGCGTAACCGTCTGTGGGACGGCGTGAAGGACATGGAAGAAGTGTACCTGAACGGCGATCTTGAGCAGGGTGTTCCAAACATTCTCAACGTCAGCTTCAACTATGTTGAAGGTGAATCGCTGATTATGGCGCTGAAAGACCTGGCCGTTTCTTCCGGTTCTGCCTGTACGTCTGCAAGCCTTGAGCCATCCTACGTGCTGCGCGCACTGGGCATGACCGATGAGCTGGCACACAGTTCTATCCGTTTCTCTTTAGGTCGTTTCACTACCGAAGAAGAGATTGACTACACCATCAAGCTCGTTCGCAACTCCATTGGCCGTCTGCGCGACCTTTCTCCACTGTGGGAAATGTTCAAACAAGGCGTGGATATCAACAGCATCGAATGGTCACATCACTAA